The nucleotide sequence CACCAGCCTCTTCCTGCTCCACGTCCGGCAGGAACATCTGCTCTAACTATATTCTCGCTTCCACACTTAGGACACTTTACCATCCAACGGGGTTTGCCAAAGGGTTCCTCAAACTCGTGCCCACAGTCTAAACACTTAAACTTTCTCTTTGGAACTACTTCCATAGTTAGTACCTCCTAACTTAGATTCAATTTTAATTTATTACTTAATGATTAAAATTTCAATAGTTTGCTCCGATTCGTGTTGAAGTTCAGAAAGAAGGTGGACACCCTAAAATAAGATTTGAACTCCAACAAAAGGAGGTGTCCACCAATGAAACAATTAAAGAAATTCAAAGGAACATCCCTGCACATATCAAATACACCCTTCAAAAAAACAATCAAAAGAGGAACGAAAATCAAAACCAAACTCGACCTAACAAAAGACCCAAACGTGAGAAAAAGACTTAAATGGATTCAACACTACGAAAAACACC is from Balnearium lithotrophicum and encodes:
- a CDS encoding hydrogenase maturation nickel metallochaperone HypA, with the translated sequence MEVVPKRKFKCLDCGHEFEEPFGKPRWMVKCPKCGSENIVRADVPAGRGAGRGWWCGRGFGRGRGAGWFGRGRGAGRGWRFGWGGRW
- a CDS encoding helix-turn-helix domain-containing protein, translated to MKQLKKFKGTSLHISNTPFKKTIKRGTKIKTKLDLTKDPNVRKRLKWIQHYEKHQNARLTCRYFGISPTTFYKWKNRYKKYGLEGLKDRNKRPHRVRQPQ